A DNA window from Fusarium fujikuroi IMI 58289 draft genome, chromosome FFUJ_chr11 contains the following coding sequences:
- a CDS encoding related to allantoate permease, with protein MAASKTSTEAVDQKDFLEGPGQVTEHVEITQAVTWTAEEEKKLVRKIDMFLLPNIWLMYLLSYMDRTNIGNAKIAGMADDLKLTSSQYSIILVVFFGKVLARHSRTNQLTLSVGYVIFEPPSNMILVRTRPSLYLPAIMIIWGVLTCIMSVVQSYHHLIILRVFVGVMESGFAPGILLIFSSWYKRTEQSKRFAVFMSAAILSGAFGGLLAGAITGGLEGAHGIRGWRWLFIVEGVATIGWAIIAAFLLLDFPVNTKHLTDRERAIAIARLQEDSVTVRGQGENVGKIQSLVLALRDWRTWGFIFGYMVIVGSSTLSYFYPTLVHGLGYSSTVQAQYMTVPIYAVAFVCTAISGYFADRISNYRGLIIAGWLSFSMITSIAVCVVYNFTARYALLVLMAAGLWASNAISLSFAASTFGSMDAEVRAVALALMNALGNLAQIYGAYLFPSDDAPKYLMGFGVISGMLGFGVCVYIVMHVLVRRLKP; from the exons ATGGCAGCATCCAAGACTAGTACCGAGGCTGTCGACCAGAAAGACTTTCTCGAAGGTCCCGGTCAAGTCACCGAGCATGTCGAAATAACCCAAGCCGTCACCTGGActgcagaggaagagaagaaacttGTCCGTAAGATCGACATGTTTCTCCTGCCGAATATTTGGCTCATGTACTTACTCTCGTATATGGACCGAACCAA CATCGGAAACGCAAAGATCGCCGGCATGGCTGATGATCTTAAGCTCACCTCGTCCCAGTACAGTATTAttctcgtcgtcttcttcggtaAGGTTCTCGCCCGTCACTCCAGGACTAATCAGCTAACATTGTCAGTTGGTTATGTTATCTTTGAACCGCCGTCCAACATGATCTTGGTTCGGACCCGACCGTCTTTATACCTCCCTGCAATCATGATTATCTGGGGTGTGCTCACATGCATCATGTCTGTCGTTCAGAGCTAccaccatctcatcatcctccgaGTCTTTGTCGGTGTCATGGAATCAGGCTTTGCTCCAGGCATCCTACttatcttctcatcctggTATAAGCGAACTGAGCAGTCAAAGCGATTTGCGGTCTTTATGTCAGCTGCTATCTTGTCCGGGGCCTTTGGTGGCCTTCTTGCAGGCGCCATTACCGGCGGCCTTGAGGGCGCCCATGGGATTCGGGGGTGGCGCTGGCTTTTCATCGTGGAGGGCGTGGCTACCATTGGTTGGGCCATCATTGCCGCgtttttgcttcttgacTTCCCAGTCAATACCAAGCACCTGACAGACCGTGAGCGAGCGATCGCAATTGCTAGACTCCAGGAGGATAGTGTTACCGTAAGGGGCCAGGGCGAAAACGTCGGCAAGATACAGTCGCTTGTCCTTGCGTTGCGAGATTGGCGGACTTGGGGTTTTATCTTTGGCTACATG GTCATTGTCGGTTCCTCGACCCTTTCTTACTTTTACCCCACCTTAGTCCACGGCCTTGGCTACAGCAGCACTGTTCAAGCGCAATATATGACG GTTCCAATTTACGCTGTTGCATTCGTGTGTACCGCCATCAGCGGCTACTTCGCCGACAGGATCTCGAACTACCGCggtctcatcatcgccggaTGGCTCAGCTTCTCAATGATAACATCAATTGCAGTTTGTGTGGTCTACAACTTCACCGCCCGGTATGCGCTACTTGTTCTCATGGCTGCAGGACTGTGGGCATCCAATGCTATATCACTGAGCTTTGCAGCCTCAACATTCGGGTCTATGGACGCCGAGGTTCGAGCTGTTGCGCTAGCGCTCATGAACGCTCTGGGTAACCTTGCACAAATCTATGGCGCCTACCTGTTCCCCTCTGATGATGCACCGAAGTATCTTATGGGCTTTGGTGTTATTTCTGGTatgcttggctttggcgtTTGCGTTTATATTGTTATGCATGTTCTTGTCCGACGGTTGAAGCCATGA
- a CDS encoding related to D-arabinitol 2-dehydrogenase produces the protein MSPSALDTPTIVPSNGDTAPFPIPIPGTPTETSPTFLSTQPGPDHHWRVTLKDKVIAITGANRGIGLGIAEVCLANEAAAVFSLDLFEPGDEFLALHAANPKRLGYIHCDVTSEESITSAIDAIISKRGAIHGLVANAGMTKHQPALDFDRTQLDKLFNLNVFGAYFCATTVARRFIELGIKGSIVFTASMTSYRPNRAAPSAPYGATKGAVRNMAHTLAMEWAKHGIRVNSISPGFVKTAMTYFVDQAPDWDLKMQYYGGMPRLADPKELGGAYVYLLSDGASYTTGIDIPVAGIVGAW, from the coding sequence ATGTCTCCCAGCGCACTCGATACGCCTACCATTGTCCCTAGCAATGGGGACACCGCCCCATTCCCAATACCAATACCAGGCACACCTACCGAGACCTCACCGACATTTCTCAGCACCCAGCCAGGCCCTGACCACCACTGGAGAGTAACATTGAAGGACAAggtcatcgccatcaccgGCGCCAACAGGGGTATTGGTCTAGGCATCGCAGAGGTCTGTCTAGCCAACGAAGCTGCCGCCGTCTTTAGCCTGGACCTCTTCGAGCCTGGCGACGAGTTTCTCGCCCTTCATGCCGCCAACCCGAAGCGACTCGGCTATATACACTGCGATGTCACCTCCGAGGAGAGTATTACATCAGCTATCGATGCTATCATCTCCAAGCGAGGCGCCATCCATGGCCTCGTCGCCAACGCCGGCATGACGAAACACCAGCCGGCACTCGATTTTGACCGCACCCAGCTGGATAAGCTTTTCAACCTCAATGTATTCGGTGCATACTTCTGTGCTACGACTGTCGCACGGCGGTTCATTGAACTAGGCATCAAAGGATCCATCGTCTTCACAGCATCCATGACCTCGTACCGTCCAAACCGCGCAGCGCCCTCGGCCCCGTACGGAGCCACCAAGGGTGCTGTACGTAATATGGCACATACGCTAGCCATGGAGTGGGCTAAACACGGCATCCGAGTTAATTCTATCTCGCCCGGCTTTGTTAAGACGGCTATGACTTACTTTGTAGACCAGGCGCCTGATTGGGATCTCAAGATGCAGTATTATGGTGGTATGCCGAGGCTTGCTGATCCGAAGGAACTCGGGGGTGCATATGTATACTTACTCTCTGACGGGGCTTCATACACGACTGGTATTGATATCCCGGTTGCTGGAATTGTCGGGGCATGGTGA